A window of the Dictyostelium discoideum AX4 chromosome 4 chromosome, whole genome shotgun sequence genome harbors these coding sequences:
- the mcm2 gene encoding MCM family protein codes for MSQNNNNNNNNNNNNNNNNNNKRKTKTPSSVNHNNTKINEDKDLYNFIDKIRDKTDKSHLEDEYDEDDNTKDGKFNKVEDEIKNDIDSEEDDDDIIEDNEHLYDGDEDSENLSSEGEGDDLLDEDLQDQDEEEVLGDEDNHYEMEGLDNETYEDIDKDKKTEVDSILTKRDREEQKTRQATNRHQYRISSFLLDENDENMVDEDTENNKLLEKRKANLIKKRRETIRQQNDNIKKDYDGSVPSFKDGFVNSERYFEDGDGDDDDDDDDFDIGDNGQVVNLEEPDKDKCLREYVCMSGPRNEISKQFAKFLLEFKEKDGFNPIYQESIQKMCAANKESLMINFTHLCASTVFGVWVAEIPTEMIEIFDEVALKVVLRIYPNYRNIVKSIHVRITHLPICESLRDIRQSNLNKLTKVGGVITRRSNVYPQLKHVKYDCVKCKTTLGPFSLDGTFNDSKPPIGLCPQCQSKGPFVMNSEQTVYRDFQKVTLQESPGTVPPGRLPRTKDIILMDDLIDTVRPGEEVEITGIYKHNFDLKLNYSQGFPVFSTIIEANHINKKEDLLSSFILTDEDEREIRKLSKDSNIAQKIIQSIAPSIYGHEDIKTGLALALFGGTPKDVNNKHRIRGDINVLLIGDPGVAKSQFLKYVEKTAHRAVYTTGQGASAVGLTAAVRMDPLTREWTLEGGALVLADRGVCMIDEFDKMNDQDRTSIHEAMEQQSISISKAGIVTTLTARCSVIAAANPKRGKYDSGLNLLQNVELTEPILSRFDIICVVKDTIDSFKDRELARFVVASHINSHPDNQNNPENDYLNRATKQSPISQELLRKYIIYAKRIKPRITDIDKNKISQLYTDLRRESRAGGFAMTVRHVESIVRMAEAHAKMHLRDYVTDFDVNTSIRVMLDSFINAQKNSMYKNLRTKFAPYVIFQKDINQLLTQLLQTLARDFSNYHFARSGDIPDQINIPYDDFDTKARELGISDITSFFRSNEFTSNNQFTLKKDKSTIIYYRNK; via the exons atgtcacaaaataataataataataataataataataataataataataataataataataacaaaagaaaaacaaaaacgcCATCGTCAGTGaatcataataatacaaaaataaatgaagataaagatttatataatttcattGATAAGATAAGAGATAAAACAGATAAATCACATTTAGAAGATGaatatgatgaagatgataatactaaagatggtaaatttaataaagtagaagatgaaattaaaaatgatatagATAGTGAAGAGGATGACGATGATATTATAGAAGATAATGAACATTTATATGATGGAGATGAAGATAGTGAAAATTTATCATCAGAGGGTGAGGGTGATGATCTTTTAGATGAAGATTTACAAGAtcaagatgaagaagaggtATTGGGAGATGAAGATAATCATTATGAAATGGAAGGTTTAGATAATGAAACCTATGAAGATATTGATAAAGATAAGAAAACAGAAGTTGATTCAATCTTAACGAAACGTGATCGTGAAGAACAAAAAACAAGACAAGCTACAAATCGTCATCAATACAGAATTAGCTCTTTTCTTttagatgaaaatgatgaaaatatgGTTGATGAGGATacagaaaataataaattattag aaaaaagaaaagcaaatttaattaaaaaaagaagagaaaCAATTAGACaacaaaatgataatataaagAAAGATTATGATGGATCAGTACCATCATTTAAAGATGGATTTGTTAATAGTGAACGTTATTTtgaagatggtgatggtgatgatgatgatgatgatgatgattttgatattGGTGATAATGGACAAGTTGTAAATTTGGAGGAGCCAGATAAGGATAAATGTTTAAGGGAATATGTTTGTATGTCAGGACCAAGAAATGAGATATCGAAGCAGTTTGCAAAGTTTTTATTAGAGTTTAAGGAAAAGGATGGCTTTAATCCAATTTATCAAGAGTCAATTCAAAAGATGTGTGCAGCAAATAAAGAGAGTTTAATGATTAATTTCACACATCTTTGTGCATCAACAGTGTTTGGTGTGTGGGTGGCAGAGATACCAACAGAAATGATAGAGATATTCGACGAGGTGGCTTTGAAAGTCGTATTGCGTATCTATCCAAACTATCGTAACATTGTTAAATCAATTCATGTTCGTATCACACATTTACCAATTTGTGAATCACTTAGAGATATCCgtcaatcaaatttaaataaacttaCCAAAGTTGGTGGCGTAATCACTCGTCGTTCAAACGTTTACCCACAATTGAAACATGTTAAATATGATTGTGTCAAATGTAAAACCACATTGGGCCCATTCAGTTTGGATGGTACTTTCAATGATAGTAAACCACCCATTGGTTTATGTCCACAATGTCAAAGTAAAGGTCCATTCGTTATGAATTCAGAACAAACAGTTTATCGTGACTTTCAAAAGGTAACATTACAAGAGTCACCAGGCACCGTACCACCAGGTCGTTTACCAAGAACCAAAGATATCATCTTGATGGATGATCTCATTGATACAGTTCGTCCTGGTGAAGAGGTTGAAATCACAGGTATCTATAAACATAATTTcgatttgaaattgaattattctCAAGGTTTCCCAGTATTCTCAACAATCATCGAAGCAAATCATATCAATAAGAAGGAGGATTTACTCTCATCATTCATTTTAACTGATGAAGATGAACGTGAAATTCGTAAGCTTTCAAAGGATAGTAACATCGCTCAAAAGATCATTCAATCTATCGCTCCATCAATCTATGGTCATGAAGATATTAAAACAGGTTTGGCTTTGGCTTTGTTTGGTGGTACACCAAAggatgtaaataataaacatcgTATCAGAGGTGATATCAATGTATTGTTAATTGGTGATCCAGGTGTTGCTAAAAGTCAATTCCTTAAATATGTAGAGAAAACAGCTCATCGTGCAGTTTATACAACAGGTCAAGGTGCTTCTGCTGTTGGTTTAACTGCTGCCGTTCGTATGGACCCACTAACAAGAGAATGGACATTGGAAGGTGGTGCATTGGTATTGGCAGATCGTGGTGTTTGTATgattgatgaatttgataaaatgaaTGATCAAGATCGTACCTCAATTCATGAAGCTATGGAACAACAATCTATCTCCATCTCAAAAGCGGGTATTGTAACCACACTAACTGCACGTTGTTCTGTAATTGCTGCTGCAAATCCAAAGAGAGGTAAATATGATTCCGGTTTGAATTTACTTCAAAACGTAGAACTCACCGAACCAATTTTATCACGTTTCGATATTATTTGTGTCGTAAAGGATACCATCGATTCATTCAAAGATAGAGAGTTGGCAAGATTCGTTGTTGCAAGTCATATAAATTCACATCCcgataatcaaaataatccaGAGAATGATTATTTGAATAGAGCAACTAAACAATCACCAATCTCTCAAGAATTACTTAGAAAATATATCATCTATGCAAAACGTATTAAACCTAGAATCACCGATATCGATAAGAATAAAATCTCTCAACTATATACTGATCTACGTAGGGAATCAAGAGCTGGTGGATTTGCTATGACAGTTCGTCATGTTGAATCCATTGTTCGTATGGCTGAAGCTCACGCTAAAATGCATCTTCGTGATTATGTCACCGATTTCGATGTAAATACAAGTATTCGTGTTATGTTGGATAGTTTCATCAATGCTCAAAAGAATTCAATGTATAAAAATCTTCGTACTAAATTCGCACCTTATGTAATCTTCCAAAAGGATATCAATCAACTCTTAACTCAATTACTTCAAACATTGGCAAgagatttttcaaattatcatTTCGCAAGAAGTGGTGATATTCCCGATCAAATCAATATACCCtatgatgattttgatacAAAAGCTCGTGAACTTGGTATTAGTGATATCACCTCTTTTTTTAGATCAAATGAATTTActtcaaataatcaattcactttaaaaaaagataaatcaactattatttattatagaaataaataa
- a CDS encoding PhoPQ-activated pathogenicity-related protein, producing MKLLKSILISIILSIIAISVNARNGSGKPLFDYVQSYDPHYNWDLKATYKLNNATYHVLSLVSQKWLSNQDTDNSVWKHWLTICIPDSYNKKKGIDTAFLFIDGKNNNVTVPGIESISPYSSNVCIKSNAITADLTQIPNQPITFTKEGVPRIEDAFLGYTFRAFLNDSRDPTVLGYLPMVKAAVRAMDAVQEFGKTKTGAYKIKDFVVSGLSKRGWATWLTGAVEKRVKAIIPVVMPIPNMVNNIGQQMEAYGDWSFALGDYVAAGIPDYLYTKLMTKLTNIVDPLVYFNKLTMPKLVVLTTGDEFFLSDSTKYFWSQLKGDNYLRIIPNTNHYILNGVDQVVNSMSTFFDYVTASKVEIPSYSWTIDYSADNNTGTISLSLDKKSILPVSVVVYSGTTISSTKRDFRMFTCSLPTCYQPIPWIPTVLSPETSTNKNNGPIYKVTISKPTSGWTGFFVEATFITPLGKKSQFTSEIAMVPNKLPFPKCSDACTVGVSNIEDDHNDSHTHYDNDFDYGCDN from the exons atgaaattattaaaatcaattttaatttctataattttatcaattatagCAATTAGCGTTAATGCGAGAAATGGAAGTGGTAAaccattatttgattatgTTCAATCATATGATCCACATTATAATTGGGATTTGAAAGCaacatataaattaaataatgctACTTATCATGTTTTATCTTTAG TATCACAAAAATGGTTATCTAATCAAGATACTGATAATTCAGTTTGGAAACATTGGTTAACAATTTGTATTCCAGatagttataataaaaaaaaaggaattgatactgcttttttatttattgatggtaaaaataataatgtaactGTACCAggtattgaatcaatttcacCCTATTCATCAAATGTTTGTATTAAAAGTAATGCAATTACTGCTGATCTTACACAAATTCCAAACCAACCAATTACATTCACTAAAGAAGGTGTACCAAGAATTGAAGATGCATTCCTTGGTTATACATTCAGAGCATTCCTAAATGATAGTAGAGATCCAACAGTTCTTGGTTATCTTCCAATGGTTAAAGCTGCAGTTAGGGCAATGGATGCAGTTCAAGAATTTGGTAAAACTAAAACTGGTGCttataaaatcaaagatTTCGTTGTATCAGGTTTAAGTAAACGTGGTTGGGCAACTTGGTTAACTGGTGCAGTTGAAAAAAGAGTCAAAGCAATCATTCCAGTAGTTATGCCAATTCCAAACATGGTAAATAATATTGGCCAACAAATGGAAGCTTATGGTGACTGGTCTTTCGCTTTGGGTGATTATGTTGCAGCTGGCATACCAGATTACCTCTACACTAAATTAATGACTAAATTAACAAATATCGTTGATCCATTGGTTTACTTTAACAAATTGACAATGCCAAAATTAGTAGTTTTAACAACTGGTGATGAATTCTTCTTAAGTGATTCAACTAAATACTTTTGGTCACAATTAAAAGGTGATAACTATTTAAGAATTATACCAAACACAAATCATTACATTCTTAATGGTGTTGATCAAGTTGTTAATTCAATGTCAACCTTTTTCGATTATGTCACTGCTTCTAAAGTTGAAATTCCATCCTATTCATGGACTATTGATTATTCAGCAGATAATAACACTGGTACAATTAGTTTATCATTggataaaaaatcaattttaccaGTATCAGTTGTTGTTTATTCTGGTACAACCATCTCATCAACCAAGAGAGATTTCCGTATGTTTACTTGTTCTCTTCCAACTTGTTATCAACCAATTCCATGGATTCCAACTGTTTTATCACCAGAAACATCaactaataaaaacaatggtCCAATTTATAAAGTAACCATTTCAAAACCAACTTCAGGTTGGACTGGGTTCTTCGTTGAGGCAACTTTTATTACTCCACTAGGTAAGAAATCTCAATTCACCTCTGAAATTGCAATGGTTCCAAATAAATTACCATTCCCAAAATGTTCTGATGCTTGTACTGTCGGTGTATCAAATATTGAAGATGATCATAATGATTCTCATACTCattatgataatgatttcGATTATGGTTgtgataattaa
- a CDS encoding protein kinase, STE group, with translation MTDKYNDWVKNKKHNNYNMAEDPLYYIKSNWVIERQLSKGSFGQVYKAHKKLDPNFVCAIKVIQYCKFTMKEVDYLKKLNDPKFVKYYSLEFNNSKTYAYIIMEFIEGESMKSIIENKKFSDIEIKEIIKELLKALVYLNDKGIMHRDLKPENIMFQNQNQNQNQNNKINLKLIDFGLSKAINENIINKTVKLQTISSVGTTLYMAPEILLNNKGSNSSLDIWSLGCIIVEMKWGLNQLCLQRPNNIPVFPVNSLFTEILNLCFQTEPSKRIKSHQLIKHPFFNDENEQFYNDNKEYFDFLKENERDSYIEIHNTESIGSNSTCSINEIRFENLYLIQSTYENQYPIKTITLHEKYTGISKLSHLNSKFKIIYLFLILLFLMTILVNLNRHVQTKFSIIQRDNIFLSITPESNPIKKPSPTQSSDYNQYSEGSQSSYESSSSSESSSESSSSESSSSESSSSSESQSSEINYSSNSNDLQPTDSSTTDPPVTDPPITDPPITDPPVTDPPITEPPVTETPKPTINPFFNTPVFICSQKIDQCLTVLNSQDLEFIDKKGRDQSMVLEYDGNAEQTFSIREKGGMYICLSGEHYHFSEKLKGRLNANKDGRDCTFNLITQFNIDKQANLYSFRSPNDQYIQSDETTRFISTKPGGLGSQSQFFIYFSHSLGPN, from the exons ATGACCGACAAATATAATGATTgggttaaaaataaaaaacataataaCTACAATATGGCAGAAGATCCTTTGTATTATATAAAATCGAATTGGGTTATAGAAAGGCAACTTTCAAAAGGTTCATTTGGTCAAGTTTATAAAGCacataaaaaattagatcCAAATTTTGTATGTGCAATAAAAGTTATTCAATATTGTAAATTt acaatgAAAGaagttgattatttaaaaaaattaaatgatccaaaatttgtaaaatactattctttagaatttaataattcaaaaacatATGCATATATTATTATGGAATTCATTGAAGGTGAATCAATGAAATCgataatagaaaataaaaaattctcAGATATtgaaatcaaagaaattataaaagaattattaaaagcattagtttatttaaatgataaaggTATAATGCATAGAGATTTAAAACCAGAGAATATTatgtttcaaaatcaaaatcaaaatcaaaatcaaaataataaaattaatttaaaattaattgattttggattATCAAAagcaattaatgaaaatattataaataaaactgtAAAATTACAAACTATATCATCAGTTGGAACCACATTATATATGGCACcagaaatattattaaataataaaggtaGTAATTCAAGTTTAGATATATGGAGTTTAGGTTGTATTATTGTTGAAATGAAATGGGGTTTAAATCAACTTTGTTTACAAAGACCCAATAATATACCGGTTTTCCCAGTGAATTCACTATTTACAgagattttaaatctttgTTTTCAAACCGAACCttcaaaaagaataaaatcacatcaattaattaaacatcCATTCTTCAATGACGAAAATGAACAATTTTATAATGACAATAAAGAATATTtcgattttttaaaagagaaTGAAAGAGATTCATACATTGAAATACACAATACTGAAAGTATTGGAAGTAATAGTACTTGTagtattaatgaaattaggtttgaaaatttatatttaattcaaagTACATATGAAAACCAATatccaattaaaacaatcacTTTACATGAAAAATATACaggaatttcaaaattaagtcatttaaattcaaaatttaaaataatttatctttttttaattttattatttttaatgacaatattggtaaatttaaatcgACATGTACAAACtaaattttcaatcattcaaagagataatatatttttgtcAATAACACCAGAATCAAatccaataaaaaaaccTTCACCAACTCAATCTTCAGATTATAATCAATATAGTGAAGGTTCACAATCATCATATgaatcatcgtcatcatctgaatcatcatctgaatcatcatcatctgaatcatcatcatctgaatcatcatcatcatctgaaTCACAATCCTcagaaataaattattcctcaaattcaaatgatttacaaCCAACAGACTCATCAACTACAGATCCACCAGTAACTGATCCACCAATAACTGATCCACCAATAACTGATCCACCAGTAACTGATCCACCTATTACTGAACCACCGGTTACCGAAACACCAAAACCAACTATAAAtccattttttaatacacCAGTTTTTATTTGCTCTCAAAAGATAGATCAATGCTTAACAGTTTTAAATAGTCAAGATTTGgaatttattgataaaaaaggAAGAGATCAATCAATGGTTTTAGAATATGATGGTAATGCAGAACAAACTTTTTCAATTAGAGAAAAGGGTGGAATGTATATTTGTTTGTCTGGTgaacattatcatttttcagaaaaattaaaaggaaGGTTAAATGCTAATAAAGATGGAAGAGATTGTACTTTCAACCTAATAACACAATTTAATATAGATAAACAAGCAAATCTTTACTCATTTAGAAGTCCAAATGATCAATATATACAATCAGATGAAACTACAAGATTTATCTCTACTAAACCTGGTGGATTAGGatcacaatcacaattttttatttattttagccACTCTTTGGGTCCAAACTAa
- the ponF gene encoding ponticulin-related protein: MKFIPALIIFVFTIFALTNSETTYSGFKITSADPKNPCSISVPQTDVGTKCIDVCGQGNINIAAVSGETNKYDINGYQATDQCKNSAGQQTLTCGTPVTVGVFSIDCAPDAGATTAAVTTAATTAAVTTAATTAAVTTASTTAAFTTTGTSSTIVIPFALILSLLLSVITL, encoded by the coding sequence atgaaattcatTCCAGCATTAATAATCTTtgtttttacaatttttgcATTAACAAATTCTGAAACTACATATTCTGGTTTCAAAATCACATCGGCAGATCCAAAAAATCCATGCAGTATTTCAGTTCCACAAACTGATGTTGGAACCAAGTGTATTGATGTTTGTGGTCAaggtaatataaatattgcCGCAGTATCTGGTGAAACTAATAAATACGATATAAATGGGTACCAAGCAACAGATCAATGTAAAAATTCAGCCGGTCAACAAACATTAACTTGTGGTACTCCAGTTACAGTTGgagttttttcaattgattgtgCTCCAGATGCAGGTGCCACAACTGCTGCTGTCACCACTGCTGCCACCACTGCTGCTGTCACCACTGCTGCCACCACTGCTGCTGTCACCACTGCTTCCACCACTGCTGCCTTTACAACCACTGGAACAAGTTCAACAATTGTCATTCCTTTCGCTTTAAttctttctttattattatctgttataacactttaa
- the ints4 gene encoding HEAT repeat-containing protein, with the protein MNKKSHQQQVLQQQQQQQQQQFQQQHFQQQQQQQQFQQQQQQQQQLQQQQLQQQQQQQIQQQQQIQQQQQQQQQQQQQIQQQQQPQQIQQPQQQLPNFSVPIINQSIISNIKLYSTFETLLLSLSSTDTREQTKAIIYLSSLTINNKSNGIDLVYCIQKQLVVEAHNHIKVLLINLLGDISLDPFIDSFHILNKLLYLIRNEKSKKVLSSCLININKISKSLTFSKGNDVNSSSSSLINQIIEYIEPLLHSTSPLVRRETIVLLGSIVKNLDKESEEIQILLLNYLKDTDFRVREASLKSLSVIFQRGASLSVNKLYQSIILLLLDSFEQVRLECIKLIWIFGNIYPNHIVVSGGTKIRLVDDVFKKICNAVNDSSVIVRNCACKLLGCTYDVSLNYLIQTLSKEVMVWGKGKQYQIGHSSITKQRLQQKQQQQQQQQQQQQQQPPQQQPSQQPNQQPNQQQTNVSGTHIATPEGDFDVVGSDSLNILESGVIGAFIQGLEDEFYEVRSSAIDSMCELSVRNDEFAQKNIDFLVDIFNDEIESVRINSINSLRKIGNNVVIKEEQLHIILANLESSSKEERQSLHRLLTSIHLSNYSCLHATTQALLMNLSRYPYDIHSIFETLKIIGQTNPFTEFIVDDLLRIDPKFASVEPNMDDIFYVAVMVLVLNSCIKNRNILSLLPSFSFQHHLYFKDKYPKYFPQNLQKDSNIILAPTLKYSSVVNNNNNKNNNNNTTTTSIINDNGEINQFLNLTLSLLYGDNNNIINNNNTNNNNNNNNNNNNNNNNNNNNNNDENDENLNYGFQRLFLNQKKEIQLNKLFQECKRNFKRISSICLSLKPTSDFYNKYLKILTTIVSSSRRFKTITTSNQLNHLLYKLNHKFIGVDNNCKLILMEIGIYSFIIEILSTITLSTSSPPTTTTTTSSTSLFTSINSTPIELSNDQINQLTKKLNEYFKFSNDFKLEISTSIKSLLDLFNIKNNNINNNNNIINKKDKKLKENEENEENEENENNENENEKENGKNKEKEKNENDNENENENERPSKIQKTTSELIKTTTTTSTSTSTLIHYNLIEWTDNYIPPILKISNLIKKKSVDVILPIPNDKPIEFLDIFPLKLMINAKIENIRNLDSLFIQSTWQSIHTGQLNSQIHIIPKSAFTPTKPLSYNISCSIYLSLQNIRHNRLSSKESIPLRISIVEQFLNNNNNNNVTIIPLSKFVIFNILPVDNVNLLPNLI; encoded by the exons atgaataaaaaatcacACCAACAGCAAGTGcttcaacaacagcaacaacaacagcaacaacaatttcaGCAGCAGcattttcaacaacaacaacagcaacaacaattccagcaacaacaacagcaacagcaacaactacaacagcaacaactacaacagcaacagcaacaacaaatacaacagcaacaacaaattcaacagcagcaacaacaacagcagcaacaacaacagcaaatacaacaacaacaacaaccacagcaaatacaacaaccacaacaacaattacccAATTTTTCAGTACCAATAATCAACCAATCAATAATttctaatattaaattatattcaacATTTGAAACATTATTACTTTCATTAAGTAGTACAGATACAAGAGAACAAACCAAAgcaatcatttatttatcatcattaacaattaataataaatccaaTGGAATTGATTTAGTATATTGtattcaaaaacaattagTAGTTGAAGCACATAATCATAttaaagtattattaataaatctattAGGTGATATATCTTTAGATCCTTTCATTGATTCAtttcatattttaaataaattattatattta ataagaaatgaaaaatcaaaaaaagtattatcatcatgtttaattaatataaataaaattagtaaaagTTTAACATTTTCAAAGGGTAATGATgttaatagtagtagtagtagtttaATCAATCAAATCATTGAATATATTGAACCATTATTACATTCAACAAGTCCATTGGTAAGAAGGGAAACCATTGTATTGTTAGGTTCAATAGTAAAGAATTTAGATAAAGAATCTGAAGAGATACAAATcctattattaaattatttaaaagatactGATTTTAGAGTTAGAGAAGCATCATTGAAATCATTATCTGTCATTTTTCAAAGGGGTGCAAGTTTATcagttaataaattatatcaaTCCATCATTCTACTATTATTGGATAGTTTTGAACAAGTTAGATTAGAatgtataaaattaatttggatATTTGGTAACATTTATCCAAATCATATTGTAGTTAGTGGTGGTACTAAAATTAGATTAGTTGATGATGTCTTTAAAAAGATTTGTAATGCTGTTAATGACTCTTCGGTTATAGTTAGAAATTGTGCTTGCAAATTATTAGGTTGTACATATGATGTTTCATTGAATTACTTAATTCAAACTCTTAGTAAAGAAGTTATGGTTTGGGGTAAAGGTAAACAATATCAAATTGGTCATAGTAGTATTACAAAACAAAGATTACAACaaaagcaacaacaacaacaacaacagcaacagcaacaacaacaacaaccaccacagcAACAACCTAGTCAACAACCAAATCAACAaccaaatcaacaacaaaccaATGTTAGTGGTACACATATTGCAACACCAGAAGGTGATTTTGATGTAGTTGGATCAGATTCGTTAAATATTTTAGAGAGTGGTGTTATTGGTGCATTTATTCAAGGATTAGAAGACGAATTTTATGAAGTTAGATCATCAGCAATTGATAGTATGTGTGAGTTGAGTGTAAGAAATGATGAATTTGCTCAAAAGAATATAGATTTCTTGGTTGATATTTtcaatgatgaaattgaatcagttagaattaattcaatcaatAGTTTACgtaaaattggtaataatgtaGTTATAAAAGAAGAACAGTTACATATTATATTAGCCAATTTAGAATCATCAAGTAAAGAAGAGAGACAATCACTTCATCGTTTATTAACAAGTATTCATCTTTCAAATTATTCTTGTTTACATGCAACTACTCAAGCATTATTAATGAATCTCTCAAGATACCCATACGATATTcattcaatatttgaaacTTTGAAAATCATTGGTCAAACTAATCCATTCACAGAGTTTATAGTCGATGATCTATTAAGAATTGATCCAAAATTTGCATCAGTTGAACCAAATATGGATGATATATTCTATGTAGCTGTAATGGTTTTAGTATTAAATAGTTGTATTAAAAATCGTAATATTCTATCATTATTACCTTCATTCTCTTTTCAACATCATCTTTACTTTAAAGATAAATATCCAAAATATTTTCCTCAAAATCTACAAAAAGattcaaatataattttagcaccaactttaaaatattcttcagttgtaaataataataataataaaaataataacaataatacaacaacaacatcaataattaatgataatggtgaaattaatcaatttttaaatttaacattgtcattattatatggagataataataatattattaataacaataatactaataataataataataataataataataataataataataataataataataataataataataatgatgaaaatgatgaaaatttaaattatggatttcaaagattatttttaaatcaaaagaaagaaattcaattaaataaattatttcaagaatgtaaaagaaatttcaaaagaataTCAAGTATttgtttatcattaaaaccaACATcagatttttataataaatatttgaaaattttaacaaCTATTGTATCTTCATCAAGaagatttaaaacaattacaacttcaaatcaattgaatcatttactttataaattaaatcataaattcattggtgttgataataattgtaaattaattttaatggaaATTGGTATCTATTCttttataattgaaatcTTATCAACCATTACCCTATCAACttcatcaccaccaacaacaacaacaacaactagtTCAACTTCACTTTTCACCTCTATAAATTCAACTCCTAtagaattatcaaatgatcaaattaatcaattaacaaaaaaattaaatgaatattttaaattttcaaatgattttaaattagaaatttcaacttcaattaaatcattattagatttatttaatattaaaaataataatattaataataataataatatcattaataaaaaagacaaaaaattaaaagaaaatgaagaaaatgaagaaaatgaagaaaatgaaaataatgaaaatgaaaatgaaaaagaaaatggtaaaaataaagaaaaggagaaaaatgaaaatgataatgaaaatgaaaatgaaaatgaaagaccaagtaaaattcaaaaaactACTtcagaattaataaaaacgacgacaacaacatcaacatcaacatcaacattaatacattataatttaattgaatggACAGATAATTATATACCACCAATATTAAAGATtagtaatttaattaaaaagaaatctgTTGATGTTATTTTACCAATTCCAAAtgataaaccaattgaatttttgGATATATTcccattgaaattaatgataaatgcaaagattgaaaatattagaaATTTAGATTCCTTATTTATTCAAAGCACTTGGCAATCTATTCATACAGGTCAACTAAATTCTCAAATTCATATTATTCCAAAATCAGCTTTCACTCCAACCAAACCCTTATCATACAATATCTCTTGCtcaatttatttatcattacAAAACATTCGTCATAATAGATTATCCTCAAAAGAATCAATACCATTAAGAATTTCAATAGTagaacaatttttaaataataataataataataatgttacaATAATACCATTATctaaatttgtaatatttaatatattaccAGTTGATAATGTAAATTTATTGccaaatttgatttaa